A window of the Arachis duranensis cultivar V14167 chromosome 5, aradu.V14167.gnm2.J7QH, whole genome shotgun sequence genome harbors these coding sequences:
- the LOC107491291 gene encoding transcription factor HHO3 has product MQFSEKIQPQKMGFREYIEALEDERRKIQVFHRELPLSLELVAQAIEACRQQLSGTTTEYNLNGQSECSEQTSTDDPVFEEFIPIKKRASPDCDEEDDEEYYDDGEEQHSHRNKIQKEDSTNNNNNNSSCSTDKKKSDWLRSVQLWNPDPQPPKEDVPRKASVVEVKRSIGGAFQPFHREESTVGKVNASSSSLPTAKTPSSPPVPATSSTGPVSTGGNAGSGGKREDKGQGQRKQRRCWSQELHKRFLHALQQLGGADSATPKQIRELMKVDGLTNDEVKSHLQKFRLHTRRPTTMIPNSANSQTAPLFLVGNIFVQPQEYAAATAAIATSTVSSGELTTVTTAPHAAIYAPVATHPTTIVPRTQTHPSMKNSPKCNKLEDVSDHSHSEERANHGEGNSPASSSSTHGTTSPGC; this is encoded by the exons ATGCAATTCTCTGAGAAAATCCAACCCCAGAAGATGGGGTTTCGCGAGTACATCGAAGCATTGGAGGACGAGAGAAGAAAAATCCAAGTCTTCCACAGAGAGCTTCCCCTGTCCTTAGAACTTGTCGCGCAAG CAATTGAAGCCTGTAGGCAGCAGTTATCTGGAACAACGACAGAGTACAATTTGAATGGCCAATCGGAGTGTTCGGAGCAGACATCAACGGACGATCCTGTTTTTGAGGAGTTCATTCCAATCAAGAAAAGGGCTTCACCTGATTGcgatgaagaagatgatgaagaatatTATGATGATGGTGAAGAGCAACATTCTCATAGAAACAAGATTCAAAAGGAGGATAgtaccaacaacaataataataacagcaGCTGCAGCACTGATAAGAAAAAATCTGACTGGCTCAGATCTGTTCAATTGTGGAACCCTGATCCCCAACCACCTAAAGAG GATGTTCCTAGAAAAGCGTCTGTTGTGGAAGTGAAGAGAAGCATTGGTGGTGCTTTTCAGCCATTTCACAGAGAGGAGAGCACTGTTGGAAAGGTTaatgcatcatcatcatcattgccAACTGCCAAAACGCCTTCTTCTCCGCCGGTACCAGCAACAAGTTCCACAGGACCTGTATCGACCGGAGGCAATGCTGGAAGCGGCGGTAAAAGAGAGGATAAAGGACAGGGTCAGAGGAAGCAGCGGCGGTGCTGGTCACAGGAACTACACAAACGGTTCCTTCATGCCCTTCAGCAGCTTGGTGGTGCAGATT CTGCCACCCCAAAACAGATAAGGGAGCTAATGAAGGTTGATGGCCTTACAAATGATGAAGTCAAAAGTCACTTACAG AAATTTCGTCTCCACACAAGAAGGCCAACCACTATGATTCCAAACAGTGCAAACTCCCAAACTGCTCCGTTGTTTCTTGTTGGCAACATTTTTGTTCAGCCACAAGAATATGCTGCTGCTACTGCTGCCATAGCTACCTCAACAGTGTCATCAGGGGAATTAACCACGGTTACAACTGCACCACACGCTGCTATTTATGCACCTGTGGCCACACATCCAACTACCATTGTTCCCCGCACACAAACTCATCCTTCAATGAAGAACTCACCAAAATGCAACAAGTTAGAAGATGTTTCAGATCATTCACATTCAGAAGAAAGGGCTAATCACGGTGAAGGAAATTCTCCTGCCTCATCATCATCCACACATGGCACCACTTCACCTGGCTGTTGA
- the LOC107490923 gene encoding agamous-like MADS-box protein AGL82 produces MGRGRLSMELIQKEKARKTTFVKRKNGLMKKVDEFSTLCGVDVCLIIYGPNFDGQRPTKPETWPQDTDQVRRIIQKYHNTTSDRPPRIYDIEKYYRDRVKKVEGEISKVHKEKEKLKPKITYPTWDTSFNDLREDQLIMFAGILDSKIVSCNQRINMLKQNPKGKAIMVESKDNVDENVFATLYLASSNPSSYLNFMPNKGKFITIFHSSF; encoded by the exons ATGGGTCGTGGAAGACTATCAATGGAGCTAATTCAGAAAGAAAAAGCTAGGAAGACAACATTTGTAAAGAGAAAGAATGGATTAATGAAGAAAGTGGACGAGTTCTCCACTCTTTGTGGTGTTGATGTTTGTTTAATTATCTATGGCCCCAACTTTGATGGTCAAAGACCCACCAAACCTGAGACATGGCCCCAAGACACCGACCAGGTACGCCGAATCATTCAAAAGTACCATAACACAACAAGTGATAGACCTCCTAGGATCTATGATATTGAAAAGTATTATAGAGATAGGGTTAAGAAAGTTGAAGGTGAGATTTCTAAGGTGcacaaggagaaggagaagcttaAGCCCAAGATCACATATCCTACTTGGGATACCTCATTCAATGATCTTAGGGAAGACCAACTGATAATGTTTGCTGGAATTTTGGATTCTAAGATTGTGTCTTGCAAtcaaagaatcaacatgctaaaGCAAAATCCCAAGGGAAAAGCAATAATGGTAGAATCAAAAGACAATGTTGATGAGAATGTTTTTGCTACTCTTTACTTGGCTTCATCAAACCCTAGTAGCTACCTTAATTTTATGCCAAACAA GGGGAAGTTCATCACAATCTTCCACTCTTCATTTTGA